In Quercus robur chromosome 10, dhQueRobu3.1, whole genome shotgun sequence, a genomic segment contains:
- the LOC126702872 gene encoding probably inactive leucine-rich repeat receptor-like protein kinase At5g48380, translated as MALGVLTALLHIFACLFLDILEISNGSQSSIDCLKSIKNSLEDPHRYLKDSWDFSNNTEGFICKFDGVACWHPDGMSYLNVLKLDNNQLSGEIPPQIGNLDRLNVLNVCNNKMSGLVPVFGSTAITAESFANNKNLCGKPLEPCPTQKHGLKFDFSFQSGFLVGYVVSAVSVMTIFVSHYVVCMNERKTDKKMTLSKERSTKNENKEADQVNQSQTKGLLQEGTKMVLLKLLLIPCFNFFGKI; from the exons ATGGCTCTTGGAGTCCTCACAGCTCTTTTGCATATATTTGCTTGCTTATTTCTTGATATTCTTGAAATAAGCAATGGTTCACAGAGTAGTATTGACTGCttgaaatcaattaaaaattcacTAGAAGACCCTCACAGATACCTTAAAGATTCATGGGACTTCAGCAACAATACCGAAGGTTTCATTTGTAAATTTGATGGAGTTGCTTGCTGGCATCCTGATGGAATGAG TTATCTAAATGTTCTTAAACTTGACAACAACCAGCTATCCGGTGAAATACCTCCCCAAATTGGCAACCTCGATCGTTTGAATGTCCTCAATGTTTGTAACAATAAGATGTCAGGGTTAGTCCCTGTCTTTGGCAGTACCGCAATTACAGCCGAGAGCTTTGCTAACAATAAGAACCTTTGTGGAAAGCCTTTAGAACCCTGTCCAACTCAAAAGCATGGACTGAAATTCGACTTTTCATTCCAAAGTGGGTTTCTAGTTGGTTATGTGGTTTCTGCAGTTTCAGTAATGACTATTTTTGTGTCCCATTATGTGGTTTGCATGAATGAAAGGAAAACAGATAAGAAGATGACACTGTCAAAGGAGAGGAGTACTAAGAACGAGAATAAAGAAGCTGATCAAGTTAATCAGTCGCAAACTAAGGGGCTCCTGCAAGAAGGGACCAAAATGGtacttttgaaacttcttttaATTCCTTGTTTCAACTTTTTcggaaaaatataa
- the LOC126702874 gene encoding probably inactive leucine-rich repeat receptor-like protein kinase At5g48380, producing the protein MNFTELSEATDDFSIDNVIGMGKIRVMCKAVLPNGSLLSMKRLHGCQSFEKQFISELLALGTLRHNNIVPLLGYCNERKEKLLVYQYISNGNLYDWLHAKEGTDKILAWPLRIKIAIAIASGLARLHHRWDLRVVHLNKSSNSILLDKNFVPKLSNFGGAKISSPKGMMFIDSNDIDSSNSSFVDCCVWELGFVKKNVYDFGILLLELIIGKEPIQINNFSNNLNGSLVDWITHLLSYSSNLYSVIDKSLIG; encoded by the coding sequence ATGAACTTTACCGAACTTAGTGAGGCAACTGACGATTTCAGCATAGACAACGTCATTGGGATGGGAAAGATTCGGGTGATGTGCAAAGCAGTTCTTCCAAATGGTTCACTCCTTTCAATGAAGAGGTTACATGGCTGTCAATCATTTGAAAAACAATTCATAAGTGAGCTATTGGCACTGGGTACATTGAGACACAATAACATAGTTCCCCTCTTAGGATATTGCAATGAAAGGAAGGAAAAGCTTCTAGTGTACCAATATATATCAAACGGCAATCTTTATGATTGGCTACACGCAAAAGAAGGCACTGATAAGATCTTGGCATGGCCTTTGAGGATTAAAATTGCAATCGCGATTGCTAGTGGCTTGGCAAGGCTTCACCACAGGTGGGATCTCCGAGTAGTCCATCTTAACAAGAGTTcaaactctattttacttgataAGAATTTTGTGCCCAAGCTATCAAATTTTGGAGGGGCAAAAATATCTAGTCCTAAAGGGATGATGTtcattgattcaaatgacaTTGACTCAAGCAATAGCTCTTTTGTAGATTGTTGTGTTTGGGAGTTGGgttttgttaaaaagaatgtGTATGACTTTGGAATTCTGCTTCTTGAGCTAATTATAGGGAAGGAACCCATTCAAATCAACAATTTTTCGAACAATTTGAATGGGAGTTTGGTTGATTGGATTACTCATCTTTTGAGTTATTCTTCCAATCTCTACAGTGTCATTGATAAATCTCTAATTGGTTGA
- the LOC126702875 gene encoding inactive LRR receptor-like serine/threonine-protein kinase BIR2: MVLNSRPLVLLHILVWSLPDTLTLSSGTLSDISCLKSIRDSLEDPLNHVATSWTFNNLTEGSIPRDISEILPAVEVLKLSNNNLSVWRNPIEYGLTGQIPQQLNQLIRLEVFSVANNLLSGPVPDFVNITTIKSESYVNNSGLCGGPLDCSSFTYYFNLCVGSNKRNKIMPTSTTELTATRKNIGKKVDQVTQLPTKGIGKEEFMKLAIAAAVLLVKFANSARKGL; the protein is encoded by the exons ATGGTTCTTAATTCAAGACCTCTGGTTTTGCTCCACATTCTTGTCTGGTCATTGCCAGATACGCTTACCCTGAGTTCTGGTACCCTGAGCGATATCTCTTGCTTGAAATCTATTAGAGATTCCTTGGAAGATCCTCTCAATCACGTAGCCACTTCTTGGACCTTCAACAACCTCACAGAAG GATCAATCCCACGTGATATCAGTGAAATACTGCCGGCTGTAGAAGTGCTCAAACTCTCAAACAATAACTTGTCTGTCTGGAGAAATCCCATCGAGTATGG GCTAACGGGTCAAATACCTCAGCAACTCAACCAGCTCATCCGTCTAGAAGTCTTTAGTGTTGCTAATAATTTGTTGTCAGGGCCAGTGCCAGACTTTGTCAACATCACTACAATCAAGTCTGAGAGCTATGTAAATAATAGTGGACTATGTGGAGGGCCTTTGGATTGCT CTTCTTTTACCTACTATTTTAATCTTTGCGTGGGATCAAACAAGAGGAATAAGATAATGCCAACAAGTACTACAGAATTGACAGCGACCAGGAAGAACATCGGTAAAAAAGTTGATCAAGTTACTCAATTGCCAACCAAGGGCATTGGGAAAGAAGAATTCATGAAG